One window of Dehalobacterium formicoaceticum genomic DNA carries:
- the hslO gene encoding Hsp33 family molecular chaperone HslO has translation MSDYCIRGTGAGGGIRIWVATTTNLCEEARRRHDTYPTASAALGRLLTAGVMMGLNLKGEDILTLRVLGDGPLGAIVVVANALGEVRGYVENPHVHLPSITPGKLNVGGAVGKEGFLYVVKDLGMKEPYTGSVPLVSGEIGEDLTRYFAESEQTPSAVALGVLVNPDNTVKAAGGYIVQLMPGVSDEDITQLEKNIASVLPVSQMIDEGITPEEIGAKVLAGMDLQVLEKQPVSFQCKCSRERVQHILQGIGREELCALLEDQGCGELTCHFCGEKYLFSEAELKEMIDEADRERKEKEEKEE, from the coding sequence ATGTCAGATTATTGTATCAGAGGGACGGGAGCAGGCGGCGGGATTCGAATTTGGGTTGCCACGACAACGAATCTTTGTGAAGAGGCAAGACGCCGTCATGACACCTATCCCACAGCCAGTGCCGCCTTGGGCCGTTTGCTTACCGCCGGTGTGATGATGGGTCTGAACCTAAAAGGAGAGGATATCCTTACTTTAAGGGTTTTGGGTGACGGTCCCTTAGGAGCGATTGTGGTTGTGGCTAATGCACTGGGAGAAGTACGGGGCTATGTAGAAAATCCCCATGTTCATCTGCCCAGCATTACGCCGGGCAAGTTAAACGTAGGCGGTGCTGTGGGTAAAGAAGGCTTTTTATATGTGGTGAAAGATTTAGGCATGAAAGAACCCTATACAGGCTCTGTTCCTTTGGTGTCCGGAGAGATCGGTGAAGATTTGACCCGTTATTTTGCCGAGTCGGAACAAACACCCTCCGCAGTCGCCTTGGGGGTATTAGTAAATCCTGATAATACGGTGAAAGCTGCCGGGGGGTATATTGTGCAGTTAATGCCCGGGGTTTCAGATGAGGATATAACTCAATTGGAAAAAAATATCGCTTCCGTGCTGCCCGTAAGTCAGATGATTGATGAGGGAATCACCCCGGAAGAAATCGGAGCAAAGGTTTTAGCGGGGATGGACCTCCAGGTACTGGAAAAACAACCGGTATCTTTTCAGTGTAAATGTTCCCGGGAACGGGTGCAGCATATTTTGCAAGGCATTGGACGTGAAGAACTGTGCGCTCTTTTAGAGGACCAGGGATGCGGGGAGTTAACCTGTCATTTCTGCGGTGAAAAATATCTGTTTTCGGAAGCAGAGCTAAAAGAGATGATTGATGAGGCTGACCGGGAAAGAAAAGAAAAGGAAGAAAAAGAAGAATAA
- a CDS encoding small, acid-soluble spore protein, alpha/beta type, with protein MARRKGVMSEQLKMEIAKELGIYDTVQAEGFGSVPSRECGNMVKTAIEIAERAMTSGTK; from the coding sequence ATGGCAAGGCGGAAAGGTGTAATGTCTGAACAGCTGAAAATGGAAATCGCCAAGGAATTGGGAATTTATGATACCGTACAGGCTGAAGGATTTGGGTCCGTTCCGTCCCGAGAATGCGGTAATATGGTGAAAACGGCCATAGAAATCGCCGAACGAGCTATGACTTCCGGTACAAAATAA
- a CDS encoding LysM peptidoglycan-binding domain-containing protein encodes MKYTVQRGDTLWLIAKRYGVSLDDLIEANPIIADPNYIQVGLIIEIPRNNNDYVVKRGDTMWLIAKRFGVSLDDLIDANPQISDPNRINVGDVIHLPEPEMDEDNEENENDEYAKQQVHINYKNTAQKDTSPITVMPVQQQPPMQPTYHEPLQSAVHEEKGQSNFLKNMHYVVKTGDTLFKIAKMFGVSLPKLIDANKHIENPDKIYPGNKITIPVSPPAVSLPEAEVEMPKMGVMPMPMPVKPMPTRPPVQMMPMPTRPPMQMMPMPTMPPMPMMPAMDMECPMMCHCPCMDMMHMMHMNHMDHMDHMMQMMEMMQPMHQMQVPCCLGMCPGMMMEEEDQPKQVHQVQQEQQVQQIQQQVQLEQQVQQEQQVQQVQKHVQQDMKQSKNKSCKKRR; translated from the coding sequence GTGAAGTATACTGTGCAACGCGGAGATACCTTATGGTTAATTGCCAAAAGGTATGGTGTCAGTTTGGATGATCTGATTGAGGCTAACCCAATTATTGCGGATCCGAACTATATTCAAGTGGGATTAATCATTGAGATACCCAGAAACAATAATGATTACGTGGTCAAAAGAGGAGATACCATGTGGCTGATCGCCAAAAGATTCGGGGTCAGTCTTGATGATCTGATCGACGCAAATCCCCAGATTTCCGATCCCAATCGGATTAACGTAGGAGATGTCATTCATCTGCCGGAACCGGAAATGGATGAAGATAACGAAGAAAACGAAAATGACGAATACGCTAAACAACAGGTGCATATCAATTATAAAAATACAGCTCAGAAAGACACCTCTCCCATTACGGTGATGCCTGTTCAACAGCAGCCGCCTATGCAGCCTACATATCACGAACCATTGCAGTCTGCCGTACATGAGGAGAAGGGACAGTCAAATTTCTTGAAGAATATGCATTACGTTGTGAAAACAGGGGATACTTTATTTAAAATAGCCAAAATGTTTGGGGTTTCTTTGCCTAAATTGATTGACGCCAATAAACATATTGAAAATCCGGATAAAATTTACCCGGGTAATAAGATCACAATCCCTGTATCTCCCCCGGCGGTTTCACTACCGGAGGCAGAAGTGGAAATGCCTAAAATGGGGGTGATGCCCATGCCCATGCCGGTAAAACCGATGCCAACGAGGCCGCCTGTGCAGATGATGCCGATGCCAACGAGGCCGCCCATGCAAATGATGCCGATGCCGACAATGCCTCCTATGCCCATGATGCCAGCTATGGATATGGAGTGTCCTATGATGTGCCACTGTCCTTGTATGGATATGATGCACATGATGCACATGAATCATATGGACCATATGGATCATATGATGCAGATGATGGAAATGATGCAGCCTATGCATCAAATGCAGGTACCATGCTGCCTGGGAATGTGTCCGGGGATGATGATGGAGGAAGAGGATCAGCCCAAACAAGTACATCAGGTTCAGCAAGAGCAGCAAGTACAGCAAATACAGCAGCAGGTACAGCTGGAGCAGCAAGTACAGCAGGAGCAACAGGTACAGCAGGTACAAAAGCATGTACAGCAAGATATGAAGCAAAGCAAGAATAAAAGCTGCAAGAAACGCAGATAG
- a CDS encoding DUF362 domain-containing protein, producing MMDKVFLGRCETYRQADVDRMVEEMFDACGGVDKIFHPGEKIFLKANLLMKKKPEDAVTTHPAVVEAVARRLLAAGCQVVIGDSPGGPFTPVLLKSVYRTTGMEQVAEHLGCTLNYDVSTVTVPVEKGYIVKSLTLVRAMWEADGVVSLAKLKTHGMTVFTGAVKNMFGGIPGLIKAEYHFKMPDQQDFSHLLVDICQKINPRFSLLDGIVGMEGAGPSSGTPRPIRALVGGCNPHQVDWVGASLIGLDQDKAPTLRAAKERQLFPEKFEITGASLPDLKVSDFKIPIIRSVHFYRGKVPQWLARYLDNWLTPQPIFHHECCTGCAVCQKSCPPGVIQMKDGKPVADLSACIRCFCCQELCPQHAVEIKRSWLLKKILG from the coding sequence ATGATGGATAAAGTTTTTTTAGGCAGATGTGAAACCTACCGTCAGGCAGATGTAGACCGCATGGTAGAAGAAATGTTTGATGCTTGCGGCGGAGTAGATAAGATCTTTCATCCGGGAGAAAAGATTTTCTTAAAAGCCAATCTTTTAATGAAAAAGAAACCGGAGGATGCTGTAACGACACACCCCGCTGTTGTTGAAGCGGTGGCCCGGCGGCTTCTTGCTGCGGGATGCCAGGTGGTTATTGGGGATAGCCCCGGCGGACCTTTTACACCTGTTTTGTTAAAAAGCGTTTATCGGACTACGGGCATGGAACAAGTGGCAGAACACCTGGGCTGTACCTTAAATTATGATGTGTCAACGGTAACGGTGCCTGTGGAGAAGGGTTATATTGTGAAATCCTTGACCCTGGTACGGGCAATGTGGGAAGCGGATGGGGTGGTCAGCCTGGCAAAATTAAAAACCCATGGGATGACCGTATTTACCGGAGCGGTAAAGAATATGTTTGGGGGGATTCCCGGTCTCATTAAAGCCGAATACCATTTTAAGATGCCGGATCAGCAGGATTTCTCCCATCTTTTAGTCGATATTTGTCAAAAAATCAATCCCCGTTTTTCCCTCCTGGACGGCATTGTCGGCATGGAGGGAGCCGGTCCGTCTTCCGGCACGCCCCGGCCGATTCGCGCCTTGGTGGGCGGCTGCAATCCGCATCAAGTAGATTGGGTGGGTGCCTCCTTGATTGGTTTGGACCAGGACAAAGCGCCTACCTTGCGGGCAGCAAAGGAAAGACAGCTTTTCCCGGAAAAATTTGAAATCACAGGAGCATCATTACCTGATTTAAAGGTTTCCGACTTTAAAATCCCTATCATCAGGAGCGTTCATTTTTATCGGGGAAAAGTGCCCCAGTGGCTGGCCAGATATCTGGACAATTGGCTGACTCCACAGCCAATTTTTCACCATGAGTGCTGTACCGGCTGTGCTGTGTGTCAAAAAAGCTGTCCCCCGGGTGTGATCCAAATGAAAGACGGAAAGCCGGTGGCGGATTTGTCCGCTTGTATCCGTTGTTTCTGTTGTCAGGAGCTTTGTCCCCAGCATGCTGTAGAGATTAAACGTTCCTGGCTCTTAAAGAAGATATTGGGGTAA
- a CDS encoding NADP-dependent isocitrate dehydrogenase, protein MEKIQMKTPLVEMDGDEMTRIIWQSIKEILINPYIDLKTEYYDLGLKNRDETNDQVTIDSALATKKYGVAVKCATITPNAQRVEEYNLKQMWKSPNGTIRAILDGTVFRTPLIVSSVKPYVKPWTKPISIARHAYGDIYKNVEMRVPGAGKAELVFTGEDGQVVKETIFDFKGPGVIMGMHNIDKSIASFARACFNYALDQKMDLWFATKDTISKKYDHRFKDIFQEIFDDEYQEKFADAQIEYFYSLIDDIVARIMRSEGGIIWACKNYDGDVMSDMVASAFGSLAMMTSVLVSPDGYFEYEAAHGTVTRHYYQHLEGKETSTNSMATLFAWTGALKKRGELDGIAELTAFGEKLEKAALQTIEEGVMTKDLAILSDLKEKKAVNTIDFLKEVNTRLAAML, encoded by the coding sequence ATGGAAAAAATTCAAATGAAAACACCTTTGGTTGAGATGGACGGGGACGAAATGACCAGGATTATCTGGCAGTCTATTAAGGAAATATTAATCAACCCCTATATTGATTTAAAAACGGAGTACTATGATTTGGGATTAAAAAACCGTGATGAAACCAACGATCAGGTTACCATTGATTCTGCTTTGGCAACCAAGAAATATGGGGTGGCCGTGAAATGCGCCACCATTACTCCTAATGCCCAAAGGGTTGAAGAATACAACCTGAAACAAATGTGGAAAAGTCCCAATGGCACCATCCGGGCTATTCTGGACGGTACGGTTTTTCGCACTCCGCTGATTGTGAGCAGTGTTAAGCCTTATGTTAAACCCTGGACAAAACCGATTTCTATTGCCAGACACGCCTATGGCGATATTTATAAAAATGTGGAAATGCGGGTGCCGGGCGCCGGTAAAGCCGAATTGGTTTTTACAGGTGAAGACGGTCAGGTTGTAAAGGAAACTATTTTTGATTTTAAAGGCCCCGGCGTGATTATGGGGATGCATAATATTGATAAATCCATTGCCAGTTTTGCCCGAGCCTGTTTTAATTATGCTCTGGACCAAAAAATGGATCTTTGGTTTGCCACCAAGGATACTATCTCCAAAAAATATGACCACCGCTTCAAAGATATTTTTCAGGAGATTTTTGACGATGAATATCAAGAAAAGTTTGCCGATGCCCAGATTGAATATTTCTATTCTTTGATTGATGATATCGTGGCGCGGATCATGCGCTCCGAAGGAGGCATCATCTGGGCCTGCAAAAACTATGATGGGGATGTGATGTCAGATATGGTGGCATCTGCCTTCGGCAGTCTGGCCATGATGACTTCTGTGCTTGTTTCCCCGGATGGATATTTTGAATATGAAGCAGCCCATGGCACGGTAACAAGGCATTATTATCAGCATTTAGAAGGAAAGGAAACCTCGACCAATTCCATGGCGACTTTATTTGCCTGGACCGGGGCCTTAAAAAAACGAGGCGAATTAGATGGGATTGCTGAGCTGACAGCTTTTGGGGAAAAATTAGAAAAGGCGGCTCTTCAAACCATTGAGGAAGGTGTCATGACTAAGGACCTGGCCATCCTTTCCGATTTGAAGGAGAAAAAAGCAGTCAATACCATTGACTTTCTGAAAGAGGTTAATACGCGTTTGGCAGCAATGCTTTAA